From Halalkalicoccus sp. CG83, one genomic window encodes:
- a CDS encoding WD40/YVTN/BNR-like repeat-containing protein, giving the protein MTTVYAAMRDAFLTIDPDEGRCVESLTDHDGVCVAASSDAPDRVLCGTADAGLHRSEDGGRSFERVGESTLDSEHVTSATVSPHDPEEVWIGTEPSAVYRSTDGGDTWERREGITDLPSEPEWYFPPRPDTHHVRWIELDPHDPERLYVGIELGALILSDDAGETWRERPEGSRRDNHSLATHPEERGRVYSAAGDGYAESTDAGESWTHPQEGLEHRYCWSVAPDPGDPEAVLVSSANGARTAHTAGTAESYVYRRTEREGRWARLDGRGLPTGEGVLRAEIDSAGSGEFYAVNNRGLYRTVDAGDSWERIALDWEAYAERAPWGMAVVSSRV; this is encoded by the coding sequence ATGACGACCGTCTACGCGGCCATGCGGGACGCGTTCCTGACGATCGACCCCGATGAGGGACGGTGTGTGGAGTCGCTGACGGACCACGACGGCGTCTGCGTCGCCGCCTCCTCCGATGCTCCCGATCGCGTCCTCTGTGGGACCGCCGATGCCGGCCTCCACCGAAGCGAGGACGGCGGCCGCTCGTTCGAGCGGGTCGGCGAGTCGACGCTCGACTCCGAGCACGTCACGAGCGCGACGGTCAGTCCCCACGACCCCGAGGAGGTGTGGATCGGCACCGAGCCCAGCGCGGTCTACCGCAGTACCGATGGCGGCGACACCTGGGAACGGCGCGAGGGGATCACCGATCTACCCTCGGAGCCCGAGTGGTACTTCCCGCCGCGGCCCGACACCCACCACGTCCGGTGGATCGAACTCGACCCGCACGACCCCGAGCGGCTCTACGTCGGGATCGAACTCGGCGCACTGATACTCAGCGACGACGCGGGCGAGACCTGGCGAGAACGTCCCGAGGGCTCGCGCCGGGACAACCACTCGCTCGCGACCCACCCGGAAGAGCGCGGCCGGGTCTACTCGGCCGCGGGCGACGGCTACGCCGAGAGCACCGACGCGGGCGAGTCCTGGACCCACCCGCAGGAGGGGCTCGAGCACCGCTACTGCTGGAGCGTCGCGCCCGATCCGGGCGATCCCGAGGCGGTGCTCGTCTCGAGCGCGAACGGGGCCCGGACCGCCCACACCGCCGGCACGGCAGAGAGCTACGTCTACCGTCGGACCGAGAGGGAGGGACGCTGGGCGCGCCTCGACGGACGAGGGTTGCCGACCGGCGAGGGCGTCCTCCGGGCCGAGATCGATTCGGCCGGATCCGGGGAGTTCTACGCCGTCAACAACCGCGGGCTCTACCGGACCGTCGACGCCGGCGACTCCTGGGAGCGGATCGCCCTCGACTGGGAGGCGTACGCCGAGCGCGCACCCTGGGGGATGGCGGTCGTCTCTAGTCGCGTTTGA